From Puntigrus tetrazona isolate hp1 chromosome 8, ASM1883169v1, whole genome shotgun sequence, the proteins below share one genomic window:
- the prnpa gene encoding prion protein a yields MFSQYKVFSLMSCLLLLTVMFPAVQSRRGGGFGRGGGRGGGWGGSSSGRAGWGGGGGHYRAPPAHTGSSSGHSTGKVAGAAAAGALGGMLVGHGLSSLARPGYGYGHGYGGYGGYGGYGAGYGHGHGYGHGHGHGHGHGHEGHGGEHTGDHVHNETDVDYYTDAACSGPIYSCVTVFGLVMSFSLGYFLS; encoded by the coding sequence ATGTTTTCCCAATATAAAGTCTTCTCGTTGATGAGCTGCCTGTTACTCCTGACGGTGATGTTTCCAGCGGTCCAGTCTCGTCGTGGCGGGGGCTTCGGGCGCGGAGGAGGCCGGGGCGGAGGATGGGGCGGCAGCAGCTCCGGACGTGCGGGCTGGGGAGGAGGCGGTGGACATTACCGTGCCCCACCAGCCCACACTGGAAGCTCCTCTGGACACAGCACTGGGAAGGTAGCAGGGGCGGCCGCCGCCGGAGCTCTAGGGGGAATGCTGGTTGGACACGGCTTGAGCTCCTTGGCCCGTCCCGGATACGGGTACGGGCACGGGTACGGAGGATATGGAGGATACGGAGGCTACGGTGCGGGGTACGGGCACGGCCACGGGTACGGCCACGGTCACGGACACGGACACGGCCATGGACACGAAGGACATGGTGGTGAGCATACAGGAGATCATGTTCACAATGAAACAGATGTGGATTATTATACAGATGCTGCCTGTTCTGGACCCATTTATAGCTGCGTGACAGTTTTTGGACTCGTGATGTCATTCTCACTCGGGTACTTTCTGTCATAA
- the rassf2a gene encoding ras association domain-containing protein 2a, with translation MDDRNDGVRVGENKYISKRSILSHLKTYNLYYEGKTLQLRHREEEEELIIEGLLNISWGLRRPIRLQMQDDHERIRPPPSSTSWHSGCNLDNQSQEGQKQTPQTPPQMEVTPPEDQSSNGTTQDHEEEEEESCDVSAQLLRTKSDAGVLRRGRRRSPSDQRRIRRHRFSINGHFYNHKTAVFTPAYGSVTNVRINSCMTTPQVLRVLLNKFKIENSPDEFALYLVHASGERVQLKRTDYPLVVRILQGPCEHVCKIFLMEQDLGEEIPYEVAQYIKFEMPVLQSFITKLKEEEDREVQKLRSRYKYLRCIMEKQLQCLPEGSTCM, from the exons AATCTGTACTATGAAGGAAAGACCCTGCAGCTACGCCACAGAGAG gaagaggaggagctgATCATAGAAGGACTTCTCAATATCTCCTGGGGTTTGCGTCGACCAATCAGGCTTCAGATGCAGGATGACCACGAGCGAATCAGACCTCCTCCCTCCTCTACCTCCTGGCACTCAGGGTGTAACCTTGACAACCAGAG TCAGGAGGGTCAAAAACAGACTCCTCAGACTCCACCTCAGATGGAAGTGACGCCTCCCGAGGACCAATCGAGCAACGGCACAACGCAAGAccacgaagaagaagaagaag AGTCGTGTGACGTCTCCGCTCAGCTTCTTCGAACCAAAAGCGATGCCGGTGTTCTGAGACGGGGCAGGAGACGGTCTCCCAGCGACCAGCGGCGAATCAGAAGGCACCGGTTTTCCATCAACGGTCACTTCTACAACCATAAG ACGGCTGTGTTCACTCCTGCGTACGGTTCTGTAACTAACGTCCGGATCAACAGCTGCATGACCACGCCACAGGTGCTGCGGGTCTTACTGAATAAGTTTAAGATCGAGAACAGCCCGGATGAGTTCGCCCTCTACCTCGTTCATGCCAGCGGAG AGCGTGTTCAGCTGAAGCGTACAGACTACCCGTTAGTAGTGAGAATACTTCAGGGACCGTGTGAGCACGTCTGCAAGATCTTTCTCATGGAGCAGGATCTGGGAGAGGAGATTCCCTATgag GTGGCGCAGTACATCAAATTTGAGATGCccgtcctgcagagttttattACCAAACTGAAGGAAGAGGAGGACAGGGAGGTGCAGAAGCTGAGAAGCAG GTACAAGTATCTGCGGTGTATCATGGAGAAGCAGCTCCAGTGTTTACCAGAAGGCTCCACCTGTATGTGA
- the ccdc92 gene encoding coiled-coil domain-containing protein 92: MASVSVTLENQLHSAQKNLLFLQQDHANTLKGLHAEIRRLQQHCTDLTYELTMRSSDPGDDGEARCRELHQRCEELEAQLKAKEQENTELLRDLEQKNAMISVLENTIREREKKYLDELKLKSHKLAVLSGELEQRASTIAYLTSQLHATKKRLLAGGAAGISPSVSPVSSFKPTPPPAPAAPGNDKEVRQPETPRRRMRKSLSQPLHSEYTELYRLGAADGRRVVLRDSVDAMPDPTPFLQAREPAAPVESQPVVRERPSVIPPIASSVTPPAPSSPAHIPVPPSPRNSPAREGPHPRANPHIGVAHRIHRSPSAGGGTARQQAEVETLAVDQVNGEQVVRKRSGADRTV, from the exons ATGGCCTCGGTGAGTGTGACCTTGGAGAATCAACTGCACAGCGCACAGAAAAACCTGCTGTTCCTGCAACAAGACCATGCCAACACATTGAAAGGCCTACATGCTGAGATCCGTCGTCTACAACAGCACtgcacag ACCTGACATATGAGCTGACAATGCGGAGTTCTGATCCAGGCG atgATGGTGAGGCTCGTTGCAGAGAGCTGCACCAGCGCTGTGAGGAGCTGGAGGCTCAGCTGAAGGCTAAAGAGCAGGAGAACACAGAGCTCTTGCGAGATCTGGAGCAGAAAAACGCCATGATCTCGGTGTTGGAGAACACCATCCGCGAGCGAGAGAAGAAGTACCTGGATGAGCTGAAATTGAAGAGCCATAAGTTGGCTGTGCTGTCTGGAGAGCTGGAGCAGAGAGCCAGCACCATTGCCTACCTCACCTCCCAGCTCCACGCTACCAAAAAGCGCCTTCTCGCCGGAGGAGCAGCAGGTATAAGCCCCTCCGTCAGCCCCGTCAGCTCTTTCAAACCCACTCCTCCTCCCGCTCCAGCAGCTCCAGGAAATGACAAAGAAGTCCGGCAACCCGAAACCCCTCGCAGACGCATGCGCAAAAGTCTTTCGCAGCCGCTGCACTCTGAATACACCGAGCTGTACCGGTTGGGCGCCGCAGACGGCCGAAGGGTGGTACTGAGGGATTCGGTAGATGCCATGCCAGATCCAACTCCGTTCCTGCAAGCCAGAGAGCCTGCGGCCCCCGTAGAGTCTCAGCCGGTGGTGCGGGAACGCCCCTCTGTAATCCCGCCCATCGCTTCTTCGGTCACACCTCCTGCACCATCAAGCCCTGCCCACATCCCGGTGCCCCCAAGTCCCAGGAATAGCCCAGCACGGGAGGGACCCCATCCACGTGCTAACCCGCATATAGGAGTGGCGCATCGGATCCACCGCTCGCCTTCAGCAGGTGGAGGTACAGCTCGGCAACAGGCGGAAGTGGAGACCCTCGCCGTGGACCAGGTCAATGGGGAGCAGGTGGTTCGCAAACGCTCAGGTGCGGACAGGACTGTTTAA